The following are from one region of the Actinopolyspora halophila DSM 43834 genome:
- the hflX gene encoding GTPase HflX, which produces MIHEQLSKDYLTNRYFTDERFDTAERVADIDGFDTQATNAPPNAPEDEPSIGEMERQERASLRRVSGLSTELSDVTEVEYRRLQLEKVVLVGVWTEGTSAQAEASLAELSRLAETAGSEVLEGMVQRKDRPDPATYVGAGKVRELRDIALAVGADTVICDGELAPGQLRQLEEKLKLKVVDRTALILDIFAQHANSKEGKAQVELAQLQYYLPRLRGWGDKMSRQAGGRAGGGKGGVGTRGPGETKMETDRRRIHKRISKLRKELAAMSTIRETKRSQRVANAVPSVAIGGYTNAGKSSLLNALTGNGLLVEDSLFATLDPATRRARTVDGRPYTLSDTVGFVRHLPHQLVEAFRSTLEEVTRADLLLHVVDGSDPAPQEQVGAVRDVVSEIGSEQGGSVPPELVVVNKADALDTAKFAELRRLLPEAVFVSARSGAGIDELNRAIAEWLPAPDVYVDALVPYTRGELVSRVHTEGELVAREHTADGTRLRAKVRTDLANELEPFATTG; this is translated from the coding sequence ATGATCCACGAGCAGCTGAGTAAGGATTACTTGACCAACCGTTATTTCACCGACGAGCGCTTCGACACCGCGGAGCGCGTGGCCGATATCGACGGCTTCGACACGCAAGCGACCAACGCGCCCCCGAACGCGCCCGAGGACGAACCCTCCATCGGAGAGATGGAGCGGCAGGAACGCGCGTCCTTGCGGCGGGTCTCCGGCCTGTCCACCGAGCTCTCCGACGTCACCGAGGTCGAGTATCGGCGACTGCAGCTGGAGAAAGTCGTGCTCGTCGGGGTGTGGACCGAGGGGACCTCGGCACAGGCCGAGGCGTCGTTGGCCGAACTGAGCCGACTGGCCGAAACGGCCGGCTCGGAGGTACTGGAAGGGATGGTCCAGCGCAAGGACCGTCCCGATCCCGCGACCTACGTGGGCGCGGGAAAGGTGCGTGAGCTTCGGGACATCGCCCTGGCAGTGGGCGCCGACACCGTGATCTGTGACGGTGAGCTGGCCCCCGGCCAGTTGAGGCAGTTGGAGGAGAAGCTCAAGCTCAAGGTCGTGGACCGTACCGCCCTGATTCTGGACATCTTCGCCCAGCACGCCAATTCCAAGGAGGGCAAGGCCCAGGTGGAGCTGGCGCAGCTGCAGTACTACCTGCCCAGGCTGCGTGGTTGGGGTGACAAGATGTCCCGTCAGGCCGGTGGTCGTGCCGGCGGCGGCAAGGGCGGTGTCGGTACCCGTGGTCCCGGTGAGACCAAGATGGAGACCGACCGCAGGCGCATCCACAAGCGGATCAGCAAGCTGCGCAAGGAGCTCGCGGCGATGAGCACGATCCGCGAGACCAAGCGTTCCCAGCGCGTGGCCAACGCCGTTCCCTCCGTGGCGATCGGTGGCTACACCAACGCGGGCAAGTCCAGCCTGCTCAACGCGTTGACGGGCAACGGCCTGCTGGTGGAGGACTCCCTGTTCGCCACGCTGGACCCGGCCACCCGCCGGGCCCGGACCGTGGACGGCAGGCCCTACACGCTCAGCGACACGGTCGGTTTCGTCCGGCACCTGCCGCACCAGCTGGTGGAGGCCTTCAGGTCCACCCTCGAGGAGGTCACCAGGGCGGATCTGTTGTTGCACGTGGTGGACGGTTCGGATCCCGCTCCGCAGGAGCAGGTCGGTGCCGTCAGGGACGTGGTCTCCGAGATCGGCTCCGAGCAGGGAGGCTCCGTTCCGCCGGAGCTGGTGGTGGTGAACAAGGCCGACGCACTGGACACGGCCAAGTTCGCCGAGCTGCGGCGGTTGCTGCCCGAGGCCGTCTTCGTCTCGGCCCGCTCCGGTGCGGGCATCGACGAGCTGAACCGGGCGATCGCCGAGTGGCTCCCCGCGCCCGATGTCTACGTGGACGCGCTCGTGCCCTACACCAGGGGTGAGCTCGTCTCGCGGGTGCACACCGAGGGCGAGCTCGTCGCACGGGAGCACACCGCCGATGGAACGCGACTGCGCGCCAAGGTGCGCACCGACCTGGCGAACGAGCTCGAACCGTTCGCCACGACGGGTTGA
- a CDS encoding vitamin B12-dependent ribonucleotide reductase, whose protein sequence is MTETVGSPASAGESEAGTRTAGIRVERVYTTEGVHPYDEVTWERRDVVMTNWRDGSVNFEQRDVEFPEFWSLNAANIVTSKYFRGALGTPERESSLRQLIDRVVKTYVHSGLEHGYFASETDAEIFEHELTYMLLHQVFSFNSPVWFNVGTSSKQQVSACFILSVDDTMESILDWYKEEGLIFKGGSGAGLNLSRIRSSKELLSSGGTASGPVSFMRGADASAGTIKSGGATRRAAKMVVLDVDHPDVEEFIETKSREEHKIRALSDAGFDVDLGGSDMVSVQYQNANNSVRVSDEFMRAVESDGQFGLRARTDGSVTDTVRSRDLFNKMAKSAWECADPGIQYDDTINDWHTSPESGRISASNPCSEYLHLDNSSCNLASLNLMKFLREDLTFDAELFKSAVEIVITAMDISICFADFPTESIARTTRDFRQLGIGYANLGALLMATGHAYDSDGGRALAASVTSLMTGTAYKRSAELAGAVGPYAGYARNAESHQRVMRKHAAANDLVRTYHHNDVSVHDLATQVWQEGLETGTRNGWRNAQASVLAPTGTIGLMMDCDTTGVEPDLALVKFKKLVGGGSMQIVNRTVPRALRALGYPDEQAEAIIEYIAEHGHVVDAPGLRPEHYEVFDCAMGERSIAPMGHVRMMAAVQPFLSGSISKTVNMPEHATVEDVQEIYFEGWRLGLKALAIYRDNCKVGQPLSAGSGDKEKGEKQVEKEIEYRPVRKRLPKKRPSQTISFTVGGAEGYLHAGSYPDDGLGEIFIKLGKQGSTLAGVMDAFAMSISVGLQYGIPLEFYVSKFQNVRFEPAGMTDDPDVRMASSVLDYLFRRLALDHLSYEKRAQLGIFTAAERTEQTNGADTGQEQNQLDSMRGSVEYSEQPKPVVQNPSDDTDAGSSTELLELKLGKAADAPLCMTCGTKMRPSGSCYLCEGCGATSGCS, encoded by the coding sequence ATGACAGAGACCGTCGGTAGTCCGGCCTCCGCAGGGGAGTCGGAGGCAGGAACCCGCACGGCGGGAATCCGGGTCGAGCGTGTTTACACGACCGAGGGAGTGCACCCCTACGACGAGGTGACCTGGGAGCGCCGGGACGTCGTGATGACCAACTGGCGCGACGGTTCGGTCAACTTCGAGCAGCGCGACGTCGAGTTCCCGGAGTTCTGGTCGCTGAACGCGGCCAACATCGTCACGAGCAAGTACTTCCGTGGCGCACTCGGCACGCCGGAACGCGAGAGCAGCCTGCGGCAGCTCATCGACCGCGTGGTCAAGACCTACGTGCACAGCGGCCTCGAACACGGTTACTTCGCGTCCGAGACCGACGCCGAGATCTTCGAGCACGAGTTGACCTACATGCTGCTGCACCAGGTGTTCAGCTTCAACTCGCCGGTGTGGTTCAACGTGGGGACCAGCTCCAAGCAGCAGGTCTCGGCCTGCTTCATCCTGTCGGTCGACGACACGATGGAGTCGATCCTCGACTGGTACAAGGAAGAGGGACTGATCTTCAAGGGAGGTTCCGGAGCTGGGCTGAACCTCTCCCGCATCCGTTCCTCCAAGGAACTGCTCTCCTCCGGGGGAACCGCTTCCGGGCCGGTTTCGTTCATGCGCGGCGCCGACGCCTCGGCAGGAACCATCAAGTCCGGCGGGGCCACCAGGCGCGCCGCCAAGATGGTCGTGCTCGACGTCGACCACCCGGACGTCGAGGAGTTCATCGAGACCAAGTCCAGGGAGGAGCACAAGATCCGCGCCCTGAGCGACGCGGGCTTCGACGTGGACCTCGGCGGCTCCGACATGGTCTCCGTGCAGTACCAGAACGCGAACAACTCGGTGCGGGTCAGCGACGAGTTCATGCGTGCCGTCGAGAGCGACGGTCAGTTCGGGCTGCGGGCACGTACCGACGGGTCGGTGACGGACACGGTCCGTTCCAGGGACCTGTTCAACAAGATGGCCAAGTCCGCCTGGGAGTGCGCGGATCCGGGCATCCAGTACGACGACACCATCAACGACTGGCACACCAGCCCGGAATCCGGCAGGATCAGCGCTTCGAACCCGTGCTCGGAGTACCTGCACCTGGACAACTCCAGCTGCAACCTCGCCTCGCTGAACCTGATGAAGTTCCTGCGCGAGGACCTCACCTTCGACGCGGAGCTGTTCAAGAGCGCCGTCGAGATCGTGATCACCGCGATGGACATCTCGATCTGCTTCGCGGACTTCCCCACGGAGTCGATCGCGCGGACCACGCGGGACTTCCGCCAGCTCGGAATCGGCTACGCCAACCTCGGCGCGCTGCTGATGGCCACCGGACACGCCTACGACTCCGACGGCGGTCGGGCGCTCGCCGCCTCGGTCACCTCGCTGATGACGGGGACCGCCTACAAGCGTTCCGCCGAACTCGCCGGTGCGGTGGGGCCCTACGCGGGCTACGCGCGCAACGCCGAGTCCCACCAGCGCGTGATGCGCAAGCACGCGGCCGCCAACGATCTGGTGCGGACCTACCACCACAACGACGTCAGCGTGCACGACCTGGCCACCCAGGTGTGGCAGGAGGGGCTGGAGACCGGTACGCGGAACGGCTGGCGCAACGCGCAGGCCTCCGTGCTGGCTCCGACCGGAACCATCGGTCTGATGATGGACTGCGACACCACCGGTGTGGAACCGGACCTGGCTCTGGTCAAGTTCAAGAAGCTGGTCGGCGGCGGCTCGATGCAGATCGTCAACCGGACGGTTCCGCGCGCGCTGCGTGCGCTGGGCTACCCGGACGAGCAGGCCGAGGCCATCATCGAGTACATCGCCGAGCACGGTCACGTGGTGGACGCGCCGGGGCTGCGGCCGGAGCACTACGAGGTGTTCGACTGCGCGATGGGTGAGCGCTCCATCGCTCCCATGGGGCACGTCCGCATGATGGCCGCGGTGCAGCCGTTCCTGTCCGGGTCGATCTCCAAGACCGTGAACATGCCCGAGCACGCCACGGTCGAGGACGTCCAGGAGATCTACTTCGAGGGCTGGCGGCTCGGCCTCAAGGCACTGGCCATCTACCGGGACAACTGCAAGGTCGGTCAGCCGCTGTCCGCGGGCAGCGGGGACAAGGAAAAGGGCGAGAAGCAGGTCGAGAAGGAGATCGAGTACCGCCCGGTGCGCAAGCGCCTGCCCAAGAAGCGCCCGAGCCAGACGATCTCGTTCACGGTCGGCGGTGCCGAGGGCTACCTCCACGCGGGCTCCTACCCGGACGACGGTCTCGGCGAGATCTTCATCAAGCTCGGCAAGCAGGGGTCCACGCTCGCCGGTGTGATGGACGCGTTCGCGATGTCCATCTCGGTCGGTCTGCAGTACGGGATCCCGCTGGAGTTCTACGTCTCCAAGTTCCAGAACGTCCGGTTCGAGCCCGCCGGTATGACCGACGACCCGGACGTGCGCATGGCCAGCAGCGTGCTGGACTACCTGTTCCGCAGGCTCGCGCTGGACCACCTGTCCTACGAGAAGCGGGCCCAGCTGGGCATCTTCACCGCCGCCGAGCGCACCGAGCAGACCAACGGTGCCGACACGGGGCAGGAGCAGAACCAGCTGGACTCGATGCGCGGTTCGGTGGAGTACTCCGAGCAGCCCAAGCCCGTGGTGCAGAACCCGAGCGACGACACGGACGCGGGGAGCTCGACCGAGCTGCTGGAGCTGAAGCTGGGCAAGGCCGCCGACGCGCCGCTGTGCATGACCTGCGGTACCAAGATGCGGCCTTCCGGATCGTGCTACCTCTGTGAGGGCTGCGGAGCCACCTCGGGCTGCAGCTGA
- the lexA gene encoding transcriptional repressor LexA, which translates to MSDSSDPAGSGGAAGATTSPERSTRTGDTGYDSELTERQRRVLDTIRGWMHDHGYPPSVREIGDTVGLTSTSSVAYQLRALERRGYLRRDPHRPRTVGVLSAEDTSSSEFAARANPAYVPVVGRIAAGGPILAEQSVDDVFPLPREIVGEGSLFLLNVVGDSMIDLAITDGDWVTVRQQPDAENGDVVAAMIDGEATVKTLKRTEDHVWLLPHNADYEPILGDEATVLGKVVAVVRKL; encoded by the coding sequence GTGAGTGACTCTTCCGACCCCGCCGGGAGCGGGGGCGCCGCGGGGGCGACCACCTCGCCCGAGAGGTCCACCCGGACCGGGGACACCGGATACGACTCCGAGCTCACGGAACGCCAGCGCCGAGTCCTCGACACCATCCGCGGCTGGATGCACGATCACGGCTACCCACCGAGCGTGCGGGAGATCGGCGACACCGTCGGGCTGACCTCGACCTCCTCCGTCGCCTACCAACTGCGCGCGCTGGAACGCCGCGGCTACCTGCGCCGCGACCCGCATCGTCCCCGCACGGTCGGTGTGCTGAGCGCGGAGGACACCTCCTCCTCCGAGTTCGCCGCACGGGCGAATCCCGCCTACGTGCCGGTCGTCGGACGCATCGCGGCGGGCGGCCCCATACTCGCGGAACAGTCCGTCGACGACGTGTTCCCCCTGCCCAGGGAAATCGTGGGGGAGGGTTCGCTGTTCCTGCTGAACGTGGTGGGCGACTCCATGATCGACCTGGCGATCACCGACGGGGACTGGGTCACCGTCCGCCAACAACCCGACGCGGAGAACGGCGACGTGGTCGCCGCGATGATCGACGGAGAGGCCACCGTCAAAACCCTCAAACGCACCGAGGACCACGTGTGGCTGCTGCCGCACAACGCGGACTACGAACCGATCCTCGGTGACGAGGCCACCGTGCTGGGCAAGGTCGTGGCCGTGGTCCGGAAACTCTGA
- the miaA gene encoding tRNA (adenosine(37)-N6)-dimethylallyltransferase MiaA translates to MQRPVAVVGPTATGKSEVALWLAERLGGEIVNADAMQLYRGMDIGTAKTPPELRRGVPHHQLDVLDVTENASVAAYQRQAREVVERLVGEGIPPIVVGGSGLYVQALLDELNFPGTDPEVRARWEEHLQRVGTERLHRELAELDPPAAESIPSTNGRRLVRALEVIEITGRRFSANLPEPGPPRYGTLLIGLDRPVAELDERVNARVAEMFDEGLVEEVRELESAGLRHGRTASRALGYQQVLAELDSSGDMSEAAAETARLTRRFVRRQRSWFRRDGRIHWLDATAGHAGQAVLSLLERTDAE, encoded by the coding sequence ATGCAGCGCCCCGTAGCCGTTGTCGGCCCCACGGCCACCGGGAAGTCCGAGGTGGCCCTGTGGTTGGCCGAACGGCTCGGAGGCGAGATCGTCAACGCCGATGCCATGCAGCTTTACCGGGGCATGGACATCGGAACGGCCAAAACCCCTCCCGAGCTGCGCCGGGGGGTTCCACACCACCAGCTGGACGTGCTCGACGTGACCGAGAACGCCTCGGTGGCCGCGTACCAGCGACAGGCCAGGGAGGTCGTCGAGCGGCTGGTGGGGGAGGGGATTCCCCCGATCGTCGTCGGTGGCTCCGGTCTCTACGTCCAGGCGCTGCTGGACGAGTTGAACTTCCCGGGGACGGACCCGGAGGTGCGCGCTCGTTGGGAGGAGCACCTCCAGCGGGTCGGCACCGAACGACTGCACCGGGAGCTCGCCGAGCTGGATCCACCCGCGGCCGAGTCCATACCGTCCACCAACGGGCGCAGACTCGTCCGGGCGCTGGAGGTGATCGAGATCACCGGGAGGAGGTTCTCGGCCAACCTTCCCGAACCGGGTCCCCCCAGGTACGGAACCCTGCTGATCGGTTTGGACCGCCCGGTCGCCGAGCTGGACGAGCGGGTCAACGCCAGGGTGGCCGAGATGTTCGACGAGGGGCTGGTGGAGGAGGTGCGCGAACTCGAGAGTGCCGGGCTGCGCCACGGGCGCACCGCGTCGCGGGCTCTGGGGTACCAGCAGGTGCTGGCCGAGCTGGACTCCTCCGGGGACATGAGCGAGGCGGCCGCGGAGACGGCTCGGCTCACCCGGAGGTTCGTGCGCAGGCAGCGGTCCTGGTTCCGCAGGGACGGGCGGATCCACTGGCTGGACGCTACCGCCGGTCATGCGGGACAGGCCGTGTTGAGCCTGCTGGAGCGCACGGACGCCGAGTGA
- the dapF gene encoding diaminopimelate epimerase, which yields MQSYAGPEFLKGHGTENDFVVLPDPRGELELTARRVRALCDRRRGLGADGVLRVVPSGLLEEESPADVPADAWFMDYRNADGSVAEMCGNGVRVFARYLFDAGLVSTGSVPVGTRAGARTVVVEPDGRVTVDMGSAAVRGHSSVTIAGYAMSALSVDLGNPHLVCLTGELAELDLSVQPGYDPDLFPGGVNIELVEPLDDERIRMRVYERGVGETRSCGTGTVAATAAVVRAAGEENGSRFVHVQGGVVEVRVTPVTSTLTGPAELVARGRLDAEWWSSLDEEPLTASSVSS from the coding sequence GTGCAGTCTTACGCGGGACCGGAATTTCTCAAGGGGCACGGCACCGAGAACGACTTCGTCGTGTTGCCCGATCCGCGCGGGGAACTGGAGCTGACGGCCCGGCGCGTGCGGGCGCTGTGCGACCGGAGGCGTGGCCTGGGGGCCGACGGTGTGCTGCGCGTGGTGCCGAGCGGGTTGCTGGAGGAGGAGTCGCCTGCCGACGTTCCCGCCGACGCCTGGTTCATGGATTACCGCAACGCCGACGGCTCGGTGGCCGAGATGTGCGGCAACGGCGTCCGGGTGTTCGCGCGGTACCTGTTCGACGCGGGGCTGGTCTCCACCGGAAGTGTTCCCGTCGGTACCCGTGCGGGGGCGCGCACCGTGGTGGTGGAACCGGACGGGCGAGTGACGGTGGACATGGGCTCGGCCGCCGTGCGGGGGCATTCCAGCGTCACCATCGCCGGGTACGCCATGTCGGCGTTGTCCGTGGACCTGGGAAACCCCCATCTGGTTTGCCTGACCGGCGAGCTCGCCGAGCTCGATCTGTCGGTGCAGCCGGGTTACGACCCGGATCTGTTCCCGGGCGGGGTGAACATCGAACTCGTGGAGCCGCTCGACGACGAGCGGATCCGCATGCGGGTCTACGAACGAGGGGTCGGTGAGACCCGTTCGTGTGGGACCGGGACGGTGGCGGCGACCGCGGCCGTGGTGCGCGCGGCGGGCGAGGAGAACGGTTCCCGTTTCGTGCACGTCCAGGGGGGAGTCGTCGAAGTCCGGGTCACACCGGTAACCAGTACCCTGACCGGGCCGGCTGAACTGGTGGCACGGGGACGGCTGGACGCCGAGTGGTGGAGCTCGCTCGACGAGGAGCCGCTGACCGCTTCGAGTGTTTCTTCCTGA
- a CDS encoding DUF349 domain-containing protein: MTDQDTTPNTADASAAADSTTSGSGRGAAPAVPIASSDPARWGRVDSEGQVYVHTSSGERFVGSWQAGEPTEGLAHFARRFDDLRTEAELLETRLSTGSGDPKQALSNAKHLRDGLPEASVVGDVDSLAARIDHIVERAEHAVEHAKAEREKARAEAVARKEALVAEAEQIGAEATNWKAAGDRLKAIFDEWKTVKGVDRKTDEALWKRFTKARDAFNRRRGSHFAELDRQRNVAKEHKQELVNEAESLTESTDWGPTADRYKQLMTEWKSVGRAPRDSDEALWKRFRTAQDRFFARRSEAFAERDAEFAENARLKEELLGEAEGIDPDADLSAAQSQLQRIQRRWDEIGKVPRERMRELEGRLRAVNDRVRSAEQTRWRQTDPEAQARVDQFRERVEQYEQQAQKARSSGDEKRAKEADRQAQQWREWLTAAENALADR, translated from the coding sequence ATGACAGACCAGGACACGACGCCGAACACCGCCGACGCTTCGGCGGCCGCGGACTCGACAACGAGCGGTTCGGGACGCGGCGCCGCGCCCGCGGTACCGATCGCCTCCAGCGATCCGGCGCGCTGGGGCCGGGTCGACTCCGAAGGCCAGGTCTACGTGCACACCTCGAGCGGGGAACGTTTCGTCGGATCCTGGCAGGCGGGGGAGCCGACCGAAGGGCTCGCCCACTTCGCGCGGCGGTTCGACGATCTGCGCACCGAGGCCGAGCTGCTCGAGACACGGCTCTCGACGGGCTCGGGCGACCCCAAACAGGCGCTGTCCAACGCCAAACACCTGCGCGACGGACTGCCCGAAGCCTCGGTGGTCGGTGATGTGGACTCGTTGGCCGCGCGCATCGACCACATCGTCGAACGGGCCGAGCACGCGGTGGAACACGCCAAGGCCGAGCGGGAGAAGGCCCGAGCCGAAGCGGTGGCCCGCAAGGAAGCGCTGGTCGCCGAAGCCGAACAGATCGGCGCCGAGGCCACCAACTGGAAGGCTGCCGGAGATCGCCTCAAGGCCATCTTCGACGAGTGGAAAACCGTCAAGGGGGTCGACCGCAAGACGGACGAGGCGCTCTGGAAGAGGTTCACCAAGGCCAGGGACGCCTTCAACCGACGCCGCGGATCGCACTTCGCCGAGCTGGACCGGCAGCGCAACGTCGCCAAGGAACACAAGCAGGAGCTGGTGAACGAGGCCGAGTCGCTGACCGAGTCCACGGACTGGGGCCCGACCGCGGACCGCTACAAACAGCTCATGACGGAGTGGAAGTCCGTGGGACGCGCACCCAGGGACAGCGACGAGGCGCTCTGGAAGCGGTTCCGAACCGCTCAGGACCGGTTCTTCGCCCGGCGCTCCGAGGCGTTCGCCGAACGCGACGCGGAATTCGCCGAGAACGCCAGGTTGAAGGAGGAACTGCTCGGCGAGGCCGAGGGGATCGATCCCGACGCCGACCTGAGCGCGGCCCAGTCGCAGTTGCAGCGCATCCAGCGGCGCTGGGACGAGATAGGCAAGGTCCCGCGGGAGCGGATGCGCGAGCTGGAAGGACGGCTGCGCGCGGTCAACGACCGGGTCCGCTCCGCCGAGCAGACCCGGTGGCGCCAGACCGACCCGGAGGCGCAGGCACGTGTCGACCAGTTCCGGGAGCGCGTGGAGCAGTACGAGCAGCAGGCGCAGAAGGCGCGTTCGTCCGGCGACGAGAAACGCGCCAAGGAAGCCGACCGGCAGGCTCAGCAGTGGCGGGAGTGGCTGACGGCCGCGGAGAACGCGCTGGCCGACAGGTAA
- the miaB gene encoding tRNA (N6-isopentenyl adenosine(37)-C2)-methylthiotransferase MiaB encodes MTDNRAPQSFEVRTYGCQMNVHDSERISGVLEEAGYVRSSGEGTADLVVFNTCAVRENADNRLYGNLGRLRSAKQEHPGMQIAVGGCLAQKDRGEIVRRAPWVDAVFGTHNLGSLPTLLERARHNEEAEVEILESLDKFPSTLPARRESAYSGWVSVSVGCNNTCTFCIVPALRGKEKDRRPGDVLAEVGALASEGVLEVTLLGQNVNAYGVEFGDRYAFGKLLRSCGDIEGLERVRFTSPHPRDFTDDVISAMAETPNVCPQLHMPLQSGSDRMLKAMRRSYRAERYLGIVDKVRAAMPHAAITTDIIVGFPGETEEDFEATLDVVRRARFASAFTFQYSKRPGTQAAEMEGQLPKEVVQQRYDRLVELQNEISLEANSELVGSEVELLVAEGAGRKNAHTARWSGRARDGRLVHFTPSGEVEDRIRPGDVVRTRVSQAAPHHLLADDGVSEHRRTKAGDHWEVGQRPKTSGVGLGLPTFGAPSAEPAESAEQGCGC; translated from the coding sequence GTGACGGACAATCGGGCGCCTCAGTCATTCGAAGTGCGCACGTATGGCTGCCAGATGAACGTGCACGACTCGGAGCGGATCTCCGGCGTGCTGGAGGAAGCGGGCTACGTGCGGTCCTCCGGGGAGGGCACCGCGGACCTGGTCGTGTTCAACACCTGCGCCGTGCGGGAGAACGCGGACAACCGCCTCTACGGCAATCTGGGCCGACTGCGCTCCGCCAAGCAGGAACACCCCGGCATGCAGATAGCCGTCGGCGGTTGCCTCGCGCAGAAGGACCGCGGCGAGATCGTGCGGCGGGCGCCGTGGGTCGACGCGGTCTTCGGCACGCACAACCTCGGATCGTTGCCGACGCTGCTCGAACGCGCCCGGCACAACGAGGAGGCCGAGGTCGAGATCCTCGAGTCGCTGGACAAGTTCCCCTCGACCCTCCCGGCGCGGCGCGAGTCCGCCTACTCCGGTTGGGTGTCGGTCTCGGTCGGCTGCAACAACACCTGCACCTTCTGCATCGTGCCCGCGCTGCGCGGCAAGGAGAAGGACCGGCGTCCGGGGGACGTGCTCGCCGAGGTCGGCGCGTTGGCCTCCGAGGGCGTGCTGGAAGTGACCCTGCTGGGACAGAACGTCAACGCCTACGGGGTGGAGTTCGGCGACCGCTACGCGTTCGGCAAGCTGCTGCGCTCCTGCGGTGACATCGAGGGGTTGGAACGCGTGCGTTTCACCTCCCCGCATCCGAGGGACTTCACCGACGACGTCATCTCCGCCATGGCCGAGACGCCGAACGTGTGCCCGCAGCTGCACATGCCGTTGCAGTCGGGCTCCGATCGGATGCTCAAGGCGATGCGGCGCTCCTACCGCGCCGAGCGCTACCTCGGCATCGTGGACAAGGTGCGCGCGGCCATGCCGCACGCGGCGATCACCACCGACATCATCGTCGGTTTCCCCGGTGAGACCGAGGAGGACTTCGAGGCCACCCTCGACGTGGTCCGCAGGGCTCGGTTCGCCAGCGCCTTCACCTTCCAGTACTCCAAGCGTCCGGGCACCCAGGCCGCGGAGATGGAGGGGCAGCTCCCCAAGGAAGTGGTGCAGCAGCGCTACGACCGACTGGTCGAACTGCAGAACGAGATCTCGCTGGAGGCCAACTCCGAGCTGGTCGGCAGCGAGGTCGAACTGCTCGTCGCCGAGGGCGCCGGACGCAAGAACGCGCACACCGCCCGCTGGTCGGGACGTGCCAGGGACGGCCGTCTGGTGCACTTCACCCCGAGCGGGGAGGTCGAGGACCGGATCCGGCCCGGGGACGTGGTACGCACCAGGGTCAGCCAGGCGGCTCCGCACCACCTGCTCGCCGATGACGGGGTGAGCGAACACCGCCGTACGAAGGCGGGGGACCACTGGGAGGTCGGCCAGCGCCCCAAGACCTCGGGGGTCGGTCTCGGACTTCCCACTTTCGGGGCTCCGTCCGCCGAGCCCGCCGAGTCCGCGGAGCAGGGGTGCGGCTGTTGA
- the nrdR gene encoding transcriptional regulator NrdR, which yields MRCPFCRGDDSRVVDSREVEEGQSIRRRRSCANCGRRFTTVEELVLTVVKRSGVTEPFSRDKVVRGVRRACQGRPVAEDALQQLAHRVEETTRSLGVPEVPSHEVGLAILGPLRELDEVAYLRFASVYRSFTSVEDFEREIADLRDAEEEPDDTAGAEATPRSGADTDEQPGRKSEANANA from the coding sequence TTGCGGTGTCCGTTCTGTCGAGGTGACGATTCGCGCGTCGTCGACTCCCGTGAGGTGGAGGAAGGGCAGTCGATTCGGCGCAGGCGGTCCTGTGCGAACTGTGGGCGCAGGTTCACCACGGTCGAGGAACTGGTTCTCACGGTGGTGAAGCGCTCGGGAGTGACCGAGCCGTTCAGTCGGGACAAGGTCGTTCGAGGAGTGCGCCGCGCCTGCCAGGGACGCCCGGTGGCGGAGGACGCGCTGCAGCAGCTCGCCCATCGGGTGGAGGAGACGACCAGGTCGCTGGGGGTGCCGGAAGTGCCCAGCCACGAGGTGGGGCTGGCGATTCTCGGGCCGCTGCGCGAGCTGGACGAGGTCGCCTACCTGCGGTTCGCGAGCGTGTACAGGTCGTTCACCTCGGTCGAGGACTTCGAACGGGAGATCGCGGACCTGCGCGACGCCGAGGAGGAGCCCGACGACACCGCCGGTGCGGAGGCGACTCCGCGGAGCGGGGCCGACACGGACGAGCAGCCCGGACGAAAAAGCGAAGCGAACGCGAATGCCTAA